The stretch of DNA ACCAGATTTTTATTTATCAGTTGGGCGATTGGTTTGGTTTTGTTGTTGTTCAATCCATTCATCCACTGCTTCCTTGGAAAAAAGAATCTTGCTGCGCAAACGATAATGCGGTATCTCACCCGCACGCACCATTTTATACACCGTATCGAGGTGAACCCCCAAATACACAGCCATTTCCTTC from Oceanobacillus iheyensis HTE831 encodes:
- a CDS encoding helix-turn-helix domain-containing protein; translated protein: MERDAMSVKEMAVYLGVHLDTVYKMVRAGEIPHYRLRSKILFSKEAVDEWIEQQQNQTNRPTDK